Within the Nyctibius grandis isolate bNycGra1 chromosome 4, bNycGra1.pri, whole genome shotgun sequence genome, the region tgtattgtcctttgcaaatgaagtttatttggttttatttaatttgcataAATTAGGACTTAGAAAAGGCTAGATCCTTAGTAGGGATATAACTAATTGTAATCAGCTTTTGTCTGGCATCTCTGGAATTAGTGATTGACAGCAAGTGAGAATCTTCTCTGAGAAGACAGACTGTGTTGACACTAAAGACACAAAAGACCATTATCAAATGATCACAGAGTTTATATTAGTAAAGACTAAGATGTCTGCTTTCTTGACTTAAATTTATACATTTAATTGAGCTTGAGTTATTACTACAGGATATGTCCAGGGAAAATTTGCAGATCACTTTCTAACTTTGGTGTGATAGGAAGTTCACTAACAAATTAAGGTATCGCAGACTGGATGGAAAGTGGAACAGATGGCCTGTCTGCAGGACCACAGGAAGGTATGAGACACTTAAAGGGCTCATTTGTAAAAGccattttgaaaagtatcccgTCTGCAGGACAACTAATAAGCCGGCGAGACTTTCTTTTCAtgataaaatgcttttaactgTATGTCCTTGCCTAGTTTTCTTTTGTGGATGGATTTCTGTAAAAGTCAGACTGACCATAATAGAACAGTCATAACAAAGCAAGACCAGCTCTTCTGGGCAGATGATAGTAAATACAGTGCTACTATGACTCATTTTCTCCAGAAGTGACATGTGAAGCTCAATAAAGTTATTTCTCTGTCATTATTCTGGTGAAGAGGCACACATCAGTAACTTGTGAACGCAGGAAAAGGGCAGTGAGCCGGGAAACACCATAGAATCTTTTATCATCGTGACGAACTAGGGAATGCATTCAAGTTGAGTTTGTATGGTTGCCTGTTAAAAATATTAGCATTTACCTTGTAACATGACAATACCTGATCTGAGATCACTGACAGAAAACGCAGATCTGGAGCCTCATTATGACATCTTTATAGTCCCTTTCCACAATACAGACATTCCTtacacaagttaaaaaaaatgtgaccACGCAACAGACAGGAATCAGGAGTGTATATACTGGGacagaaatctgaattttgaaaaaccACAGTGGTATTTCAAATGGTAAAGCAAAGTGGAGTTACTCATGGTTTAACAAAACTCGCACTACCAGATTTCTTGGACCACAGATCAATAAACAAGTACAAATGCAGCTCACTGGGTAAGACCTAATTCGGAGAAAAACAATTAAGATTGATACCCTGAAAAACTCAGGAACATGTTCATTAGCCAAGAAACACTCTGGCGATGTCTCTGCTATGAATTACCAGAGGACAACCTTGCACCCCATGCCTATGAGTTTGAGGGCTGACACAAAACACAGTTAAAACACCTGaacttttcttctccaaaaataGTCTTCTCAACCTTCTTTCAAACTGTGGAATGGCTCAGCTATTGCTAAATGCCACTGAATCAAGTCCAGGGAAACTTCTAAAGAGACATTGTGACAGTAACCTTCACCGTCGCTTCCTgagtgtgttttgcttttctttttttctcttaacaaGGTTTGATCTCACTGTCTGGCAGAACATTAATCCGCTTTCACCAAGTACCAAATTAATGCTTGCTGCATTAATACACTGCAAATCCTCAAGGTATAAGTTACACACAATTTAGTATATAAGGTAAGCACAGGGCTTTCTTTTCACTACAGCTATTACCAGGAAGGCAAGTAGAATACAGGTAAGTTTTCATCAGATCCTGATCTAGAAATCTTTTTTCAAACTGCAAACACTCTATGTAACTAATTGCTTCTGAAAAAGAGATTAtcctttgctctttctctctcttgcttctttttctttctccttaaaGACAGGATACATTCTCTGTACAGAAACttagataaaaatatttccttgaaaGTGGTATGGTACTCTGCTATTATTATTCTGCAAAGATTGCTGCCATGCCATTTCAGTCGCTTAGGAAAATCAAACTCCTTTAACAATAAACATAGAGATAGATCTATTTAATGGCTTCATCCTATGTTCACACTGATGTTTCTGAAAGCTTACTATTATAGAACCACTTGAGGACAATGTGAAGACTCAGTTTCTCCctgtttctataaatatttcCCGTTGAAAATAACTATACATGTTTCTCCTGTATATTTTTTGCTTCATACACAGGATGAAGACAGTTAATTGTTACGTGCTGTTATTTTGCTGGAAAGCAATTTGTTGCAATAGCTGTCAGCTCACCAATATTACTATAGCAGTGGAAAGAGAAGAATGTGAATTCTGTATTACAGTGAATGCCACGTGGTGCTCAGGATACTGCTTCACAAGGGTGAGAATCTCAAATTTAATTTCAGgcactgaaattaaatattccaAGTGATGTATGAATAACGCATTTTTCCAGTCTGTAATGAACACCTAGGCAGGATAAGCCTTGTGAAAGAACAGGTTGAGTAACTCTCATGCTACTTGACAGGAAAGTAGATACACAGCCAATCTGAATCACAAAGGGAAGGGTGAAAAGACACTAGTAAAATTCAGATCTTTAACTGACTGCATACGTTATGTTTATATTGAATAACTAGAGTTGAAAGTATTACAATCTAGATCTCTGCCTTGTGTTCAATTTGTGGTTGTGAATGGATACAATAAAGCAGCCATTACTATGTAGACTCCTCtacttttccaaataatttgaAGAAACAAGACATTGACCTGCAAGATTGTCTGGTGATGGTATGACACAAATTTGCCATATCAGTCCTCCTGAAAGGATAAATATAAGGATCTAGGTGAAATTAGAAGAGTCTGATCCAAATCCTTTTGATTTTCCCCACCAGTTTAATTAGTTTTCCACATCAGGtcctttattttataaaaatttggAATTCTACTCCAtaacaaatttcaaaataagtaTTTCCTTCTTGTAATTTTCAGGATCCAGTATATAAATATCCACCAGTATCATCTGTTCAGCAAACATGTACCTTCAAGGAGGTTGTGTATGAAACAGTGAAGATCCCTGGCTGCGGCAACCATCCCGAATCTTTTTATTCATACCCAGTAGCTACAGAGTGCCACTGTGAGACCTGCGACACTGACAGCACTGACTGCACTGTGAGGGGGCTTGGGCCATCCTACTGTTCCTTCAGTCAGAATAGAAGTAACCAATGAAAGGTACCTGAGATGGCAAGTTTGGCTTTAAACATTCACTCCTAGATAAAGGTACTGGTCGGGCTTAAGTGGAAGATAATAGGCAAGGCTATGTAGAAACAGCCAAGACTGAAACAGAGATTTTTAAGGCCAAAATGGAGAGCTACTGACTAAACTTCTCTTTAGGCCTTCCCTATTTATTCTATCAGTTTCCTTAAAATCATTTTCATAGGTCTATAGAACACAGCTTCCGACTCCTTCTCCCttgcctcctcttctctgtttCACCTTCATTCTTAATATTCCTGTATTGCCACTGCCTAGCCCACTTAGTTTATTCTACGCTATCCTACGCTTTCAAAAAGTTCCCAACTTCCAGGTCTTTATTATCCCCtgctttctgcctctcctcagaacccacttattttaaaaagccttgcAGCACTGGTTTTCTTACAACCAACATCTGTGCCCTCACTTTCTATTAGTTGGACCACACACATCTCAGCTGAGACCCGga harbors:
- the FSHB gene encoding follitropin subunit beta, which produces MKTVNCYVLLFCWKAICCNSCQLTNITIAVEREECEFCITVNATWCSGYCFTRDPVYKYPPVSSVQQTCTFKEVVYETVKIPGCGNHPESFYSYPVATECHCETCDTDSTDCTVRGLGPSYCSFSQNRSNQ